The proteins below come from a single Cannabis sativa cultivar Pink pepper isolate KNU-18-1 chromosome 3, ASM2916894v1, whole genome shotgun sequence genomic window:
- the LOC133035820 gene encoding putative pentatricopeptide repeat-containing protein At5g43820, with protein sequence MAFLCASWRVLGFQAQHSIGYSTHITKTRFFFPYLRSPVPFSSLDDQSSILDEGYHIKNQPHLDESFVLDQLSDLFPVPSNTLASKSEGKKEIVRAVDGFLLPEEKLRGIFLQNMRGKAAIESALTSVCVDLDLDIVAKVVNRGSLDGRKMVLFFNWAIRQPTIPKNIQTYHIILKALGRRKFLSFMVEVLHELKTQGVSPNLETVSIVMDSFIRARQVSKAIQMFRNLDEIGLECGTETLNVLLQCLCRRSYVGTANSLLNSFKGKILFDGTTYNVVLNGWSKFGRVGEMEKILEMMVANGIDPDSLTFSYIIEGFGRAGQIDDAVKVFQSMEEKCLVPDTSAYNAMISNFISSGNFDEYMKYYNIMLRSNCEPNVDTYTKLIGGLLKARKVADALEVFDRMLSRGIIPSTGTLTSFMEPLCSFGPPHAVMVVYRKAKRVGCRISLSAFKLLLMRLSRFGKCGMMLSLWNDMQECGYSSDMEVYEYVISGLCNIGQLENAALVMEESLRKGFCPSRRIWSKLNGKLLASYCRNIYVNSFVQLYLGCF encoded by the coding sequence ATGGCGTTTCTCTGTGCTTCATGGCGCGTATTGGGGTTTCAGGCGCAGCACTCCATAGGGTATTCCACTCACATTACCAAAACCAGGTTCTTTTTCCCCTACCTCCGTTCACCGGTTCCATTTTCAAGCTTAGATGATCAATCATCTATTTTGGACGAGGGGTACCATATCAAAAACCAACCTCATTTAGATGAAAGCTTTGTTCTTGACCAACTCTCTGATCTATTTCCCGTACCAAGTAATACTTTAGCTTCGAAGTCGGAGGGAAAAAAAGAGATCGTTAGAGCAGTTGATGGGTTTCTATTGCCTGAAGAGAAACTGCGTGGTATTTTTCTTCAGAATATGAGAGGGAAGGCTGCTATAGAGAGTGCTTTAACGAGTGTTTGTGTGGATTTGGATCTTGATATTGTTGCGAAAGTAGTAAATCGAGGCAGCTTAGATGGTAGGAAAATGGTCTTGTTTTTCAATTGGGCTATTCGACAGCCAACCATTCCcaaaaatattcaaacttaTCATATAATCCTTAAGGCATTAGGCAGAAGAAAATTTCTTAGTTTTATGGTTGAAGTTTTACATGAGTTAAAGACTCAAGGGGTTAGTCCAAACTTGGAGACCGTTTCTATTGTAATGGACAGTTTCATTAGGGCTAGACAAGTATCCAAAGCAATCCAAATGTTTCGGAATTTGGATGAAATCGGGTTAGAATGTGGTACAGAGACTTTGAATGTGCTTCTTCAATGTCTATGCCGTCGATCCTATGTTGGTACTGCAAATTCTCTACTTAATTCATTCAAGGGGAAAATACTGTTTGATGGTACTACTTATAATGTTGTTCTAAATGGGTGGTCAAAATTTGGTAGAGTTGGTGAAATGGAGAAGATTTTGGAAATGATGGTTGCAAATGGAATTGATCCTGATAGTTTGACTTTTAGTTATATTATTGAGGGTTTTGGGAGAGCTGGTCAAATTGATGATGCAGTTAAAGTTTTTCAGAGCATGGAAGAGAAATGTTTGGTCCCAGACACAAGTGCTTACAATGCTAtgatttctaattttatatCTTCTGGGAATTTTGATGAATATATGAAGTATTATAACATTATGTTGAGAAGTAACTGTGAACcaaatgttgatacttacaCCAAATTAATTGGTGGTCTTCTGAAAGCCCGGAAAGTAGCTGATGCACTTGAGGTTTTTGATCGAATGTTGAGTAGAGGAATTATTCCCAGTACAGGGACTCTAACTTCATTTATGGAACCTTTGTGTAGTTTTGGTCCTCCTCATGCTGTTATGGTCGTGTATAGGAAAGCAAAGAGGGTTGGCTGTAGAATCTCTTTAAGTGCTTTCAAGCTATTGCTTATGCGGCTTTCTAGATTCGGTAAATGTGGAATGATGTTAAGCTTATGGAACGACATGCAAGAATGCGGTTATTCTTCAGATATGGAAGTGTACGAGTATGTTATTAGTGGACTTTGCAACATTGGGCAGCTCGAAAATGCTGCACTTGTTATGGAGGAGTCTTTGAGAAAAGGCTTCTGCCCAAGCAGGCGTATCTGGAgcaaattaaatggaaaattgCTTGCTTCATATTGTAGAAATATCTATGTAAATAGCTTTGTACagttatatttagggtgtttttgA